TACGTGTCCGGTTCGTTTGGGATTCGCGAAGTCCTCGGTGGTGAGGTCGTCTCGCTGGAAACGGTTGATCTCGTGCTGATGCCAGCCCTTGCCGTCTCCACCGCGGGAGCTCGCCTTGGCCAAGGTGGCGGCTTCTATGACCGGGCACTGGCCGCACTCGAGGAGATTCCATTGCTCATGGCCGTGATGTTCGCAGATGAGGACGGCGTGAACGTGCCCGCAGAATCCCATGATGTTGCGGTCGACGTTGTTGCCACTGAACAAGGGGTCCGCTGGATTACAAGAGGCGGATCGTCAAAGTCCACGTGAGCCAGAAGGACCCCACACACAAAATCACCATCGAAGAGGCGAAGACCCAGAAAAGACCGCGATGCTCAGCCCACAAGCCGCTGCTCTCCCAAGAGAAGCCAGAAAAAGTCGTGAAGGCACCACAGAATCCGCTGCCCGCGAGCACGAGCAGAGTGGCGTTGTCCAGACCGACAATCACCCCCAACAGGGCCGAGCCCAGCACGTTGACCACCAACAGCCCGAGTGGGATTGGGCTTTCCAAGGAAACACTCGTAACCGCCCGATCCGTCAGAAAACGAGCCGGGGCTCCCACTCCAGCACCCAGAGCAAGCCATCCGATCATCGCCAGTGTCATGGCAACGGCCTCAACAAATCGAATAGGCGCCGACCCAGCGGCACAGCCAGCAGCCCGATGAGCAAGGTGCAGGCGAGGTAGCCGACCACAAGCAAGGGCTCATCGTCTTGCACCACTACGTCAGCCGCGAGAGTCGAAAAGGTGGTGAAGCCGCCCAGGATTCCGGTGATGATGAACGGCTGCCACAGCAGCGAGCCACTTCGGCTGCGAATCCACGGATAGGCCAAGCCAATGGCGAATGCTCCGAGAACATTGACGGTCAAAGTGGCCGCCAGATCAGTGAGTCGGCTGTGATCCATCAACTGCGCGACGCTGTACCGCGCGACCGAACCAAGTACGCCGCCCAAGGAGATCACCAGGATCACTCGCGCTTGGAATCCTCGGAACACAACGCGACCATAGAGGGCGTTGCCACCTGAAGTTGCCGCTGCTCAGCATGGGAGGCACAATTAGCACTCAAATTCAGCGAGTGCCAGCAGTGCCGGAGGACCAGTGCCAACGTACGAATATTCGTGCTCGACTTGCGGGTCAGCCCACGAGATCGTGCAGAAGATGTCTGATTCGACTCTCACAGTGTGCCCGGACTGTGGCGAGGCCACTCTTCGCAAGCTCTTCAACAACGTTGGAGTGATGTTCAAGGGCTCTGGCTTCTACCGCAATGACTCACGCAGTTCCTCAGACACGAGCGCGGCTCCGAAAACCACAAGTAGCGAATCCACGCCTTCTACGCCGGCATCAGCACCCGCCAAGAGCGCGCCCGCCGCTTCAAGCAGTTCCAGCTCGTCATCTGACTGACCTGTGGACAACCGTTTCCGCTGAACTGATCCTTCTCCCTACCCTCGAGGGATGCTTCTTTCGCCGCCACTGCTCAGCCAGATCCGCGTGTTCATTGCGCGCCGGCGCAGATTCCTCGCGGCGATCTGCGCTGGCCTGGCAACTCTTCTGATTCTCAGTGTCCTGGTCGACACGGCCGATCCAACAGATGCCGCGGCAATCGATTCGCGGCCCTCGCAGCAACTCGCAAGCGGCGAAGTTGCGGTGCCAATTCTGCTAGCCGACGCCAAACTCGCAGGCGGTGTCGATCCCGGTGATGTCGTTGATCTCGTTGAACTTTCTGACATCGCCCCAGCTGTAGTGATCGCCGAACATGCACGGGTGTTGTCGAAAGGATCCGGTGGTTC
Above is a genomic segment from Actinomycetota bacterium containing:
- a CDS encoding 5-formyltetrahydrofolate cyclo-ligase codes for the protein MAANRAPESYSKSELRAQVRASRAARSVQERQVAGDSIASHVLPIVRERGSASVACYFSWATEPTTQPLLHQLWNAGITVLTPRVRGTDLEWVHSDATSKYVSGSFGIREVLGGEVVSLETVDLVLMPALAVSTAGARLGQGGGFYDRALAALEEIPLLMAVMFADEDGVNVPAESHDVAVDVVATEQGVRWITRGGSSKST
- a CDS encoding CrcB family protein, yielding MTLAMIGWLALGAGVGAPARFLTDRAVTSVSLESPIPLGLLVVNVLGSALLGVIVGLDNATLLVLAGSGFCGAFTTFSGFSWESSGLWAEHRGLFWVFASSMVILCVGSFWLTWTLTIRLL
- a CDS encoding CrcB family protein; its protein translation is MFRGFQARVILVISLGGVLGSVARYSVAQLMDHSRLTDLAATLTVNVLGAFAIGLAYPWIRSRSGSLLWQPFIITGILGGFTTFSTLAADVVVQDDEPLLVVGYLACTLLIGLLAVPLGRRLFDLLRPLP
- a CDS encoding zinc ribbon domain-containing protein, whose protein sequence is MPTYEYSCSTCGSAHEIVQKMSDSTLTVCPDCGEATLRKLFNNVGVMFKGSGFYRNDSRSSSDTSAAPKTTSSESTPSTPASAPAKSAPAASSSSSSSSD